The segment TTTTTTCCCTTACATCTTAACATTCATTAAACTACCGGATTCGTATCTTTTAAGGCCTTTTTTGAATACAAAAATAGCTAAAAAGTACGTTGCTACAGTAAAAGCTAAAAGTAATAGAAAGTAGTAAATATTAAAGGTCTTAATTAATTTTACAGGAAGTTCAGCTACAAAAAAACCTGGAATAATTGTAAACATAATAATTTTAAAAAAACCGGTGAAGCTTCCTTGTGGTGTATAAGTACAAAATGCAAGTGCAACATAAAGTTGTTCTGCTGCATCTTCAAAATTTCCAAAATAAAATGCCATAGACTGTGTTATAACTTGAAAATTAAACAAAATTATGCTTGTAATTAAGCATAATGATATAAATGTAATTACCGGTAAAAATGATAATTGACCGAACATAATATAAATAATTATACCAAATAATACTTCACCAAATCCGGGCAGTAAACTTTTACTTGTTGCAACACTCCAAAGTAAATTTTGTGGAGCTGCTATATATTGGTCCAATTCCCCATTAGCTATTTTTTTTGCCAGTTCCCATGTTCCTCCGGCAAAAAATAAACACAACCCAAAATTAATAGATGATAAAGCTATTAAAACCATCATGTCATTTGATTGCCAACCGTTAATAATCGGAAAGCGTTTAAAAAATATTGTCCACATTATGGCAAATGATGTGTCACCAACCATCATTCCAATTATTTGCATTATAAAACTTGTTTTATAAGCTGCTGCAGATTTAATATTAGTTTTAACCATTAATATTGAAAATTTTAAATATTTAACCGGCGTTGATAGAAACATTTTTCATGCCCCTTTTAAATGTTAGTATCGATAAAAAAACAAAAAATAATATCCAACAGCATTGAATAATTAAATATTTAAAAAATAAATTAATTTCAAAATTTACAATTGTTCTTGCCGAACCATAATAAAGGTGCGTAAATGGTAAAAATTCAGCAATATGCGCAATTCTTTCAGGAAATAATGAGAGCGGGACTACCAGTCCGCCAAATATGTATTGAATTCGTTGATAAATCCATGCAAAAGGTTCTTGATCTTCCACCCAAAAAGATATTATTCCTATGATAAAATTTATAAAAAAATCCAATGTATAACCCAAAAGTAAAAGTAATATTCCTAAAATAAAACTTGTAATACTTGGTAATTGTAATGGGCCGACTAAAATTATTGCAGACAATATTCCAATAAATAACGTACTAATCAAACCGGTAACAACTCTTCCTAAATAATTAAAATAATGAAAAAGTATAAAAGAATAAGGTTTATTTAAGGAAAGGGCTATGGCGCCGCTTCTGACATCTTCACCAATAAGCTGATCGGTTCGAGGTCTTGTTGAAGATCTAAAGCATTGGACTAAAACCATACTCCAAATTGTTGTTACAACCGTAAGTCCGCCAATAGATTCTTGTCCTATTGCTTTATAACTTGCAATGTAAAGTTGTGAAAACATCCAAATTCTAAACATTACAGCCAAACTTCTAGCAATAAGATTTGATTTATAAGTTGTGCGTGAGTGTATACTTGTTTTTATTACGTAAAAATATTTTAAAATCTTTTTATATACCATTTTTTCTGCTCATCTGGTAAATATTTGAGATTATCTCTTCCATTGGAGGTTCATAGATATTTATATCTTTTATATCAAAATTATTTGTAGCAAAACTTAAAAGTTTATCCATGGAGCTTTTTTCCTGTTCAATTTCAATTTTTATGGAATACTTTGTTTGTTCAACTATTTTACCACCATCAAAATTAAAATTTAAAATCGGTTCTTCAGTGATAAATTCTATAATTTTTTTAGAGATAAAATTATTTTTTAGTTGTTCCGTAACTCCGTCAAATATTATTTTTCCGTAATTTATTATAATTGTTCTATTTGCAAGCGTTTCTATGTCACCGGCATCATGAGATGTTAAAAAAATTGTTACACCTTCTTGTTTATTTAGAAATAATATTACTTCTCGAATTTGTTGTTTAGCTATTACATCAAGTCCAATTGTTGGCTCATCTAAAAAGATTATTTTGGGTTGATGTATTAACGATGCAACTATTTCGCATCGCATGCGTTGTCCTAGAGAAAGTTTTCTTACCGGTGTATTGATTAGATTTTTAAGTTCAAATGAATCTATTAAAAAATTTAATCTATTTTTATATTTTGTTTGATCAAGTTCGTATAAGCGTGAAAGTAAATTGTATGTATCTAATGGGCTTAAATGATACCAAAGTTGTGATCTTTGGCCAAAAACGGAACCTATGCTGTAAGCTAATTTTTGTCTATTTTCAGCCGGATCGAGATCTAAAACTTTTATGTTGCCGGAGCTAGGGTATAAAATTCCGGTTAACATTTTTATTGTAGTTGATTTTCCGGCTCCATTGGGTCCAATAAATGCCAAAAGCTCACCCGGTTCGACTGAAAATGATATGTGATCAACTACGGTAGTTTTTTTTGTTTGTTGGCTAAAAATTGAAGTTATACTTCCAAGTAACCCTGGTCTTTTTTGTTTTAGTTCAAATATCTTTGTAAGATCTTTTACTTCTATAACTGGTTTATTCATTTTTACACTTAATATTTTGAGAAAAATTCCAAACTTATATCTATATTCAATAATGTCAATATAATCACTTTTGGCCAATAAGTTAAATTTAACCCATTTGAATACTAATTTGTGTGGTTTATACTACATATATGATTTAAAAATTTTGAAAATTGGGGGGATTTATGTTTAAAAAGTGGATAAACCAGTTATAGAAGTAAAA is part of the Candidatus Dependentiae bacterium genome and harbors:
- a CDS encoding ABC-2 family transporter protein, encoding MFLSTPVKYLKFSILMVKTNIKSAAAYKTSFIMQIIGMMVGDTSFAIMWTIFFKRFPIINGWQSNDMMVLIALSSINFGLCLFFAGGTWELAKKIANGELDQYIAAPQNLLWSVATSKSLLPGFGEVLFGIIIYIMFGQLSFLPVITFISLCLITSIILFNFQVITQSMAFYFGNFEDAAEQLYVALAFCTYTPQGSFTGFFKIIMFTIIPGFFVAELPVKLIKTFNIYYFLLLLAFTVATYFLAIFVFKKGLKRYESGSLMNVKM
- a CDS encoding ATP-binding cassette domain-containing protein, which produces MNKPVIEVKDLTKIFELKQKRPGLLGSITSIFSQQTKKTTVVDHISFSVEPGELLAFIGPNGAGKSTTIKMLTGILYPSSGNIKVLDLDPAENRQKLAYSIGSVFGQRSQLWYHLSPLDTYNLLSRLYELDQTKYKNRLNFLIDSFELKNLINTPVRKLSLGQRMRCEIVASLIHQPKIIFLDEPTIGLDVIAKQQIREVILFLNKQEGVTIFLTSHDAGDIETLANRTIIINYGKIIFDGVTEQLKNNFISKKIIEFITEEPILNFNFDGGKIVEQTKYSIKIEIEQEKSSMDKLLSFATNNFDIKDINIYEPPMEEIISNIYQMSRKNGI